GGCCTGTTGCAATTTAAATATGCAAGGTGTTCAAAGGAACCCAGCAACGTCTTTGGTCTACACACCGCACGAGACTGGCTGGTGATGTGGCCCAGACTGTATGCCTTGACTCAACACACttgggaagagaagaaataagatGCCTATCTCTCACTACCACCACTACCCCCTGACAGAAGACACCGAAGATGAAGTGTGGTGTGCAGTGCCCCAAAGAATGGCATCCGAGGGCAAAGAGGCACACCTGGGCTGGATACGAGACGCGGGCTCCACTACTAGGTTAGGCAATGCTGTGTGGAAGGAGCCCAGAGACCAGGGAGCAATTAATTCCTGCTGCCAGGGCTCAGCGACACTGACCTGCCAGTTATTCTGTGCTCAGTGGGGCAAGTGACCCACCACCCCATCTTAGGGAGAGCCATGATGCCAACGGTTGTCAGGTGATGCCAGAAGGAactggggggcggggctggggagtATTTCATAAAAATGACTCTGTCCCTTGAAGCTCTGGCAGAGGAACGGATGTTTGGGGTGAACTTATACTTTGTGAGGGACCTTAGAATAcagctctctgcccttcctgaAGGTCACTTTCAGAGaggtgagaaagaggaagaatttcCCACCAAAAACTGGTACCTGGAGGTTTCCCTGTAGTTCACCCCAGTTGCGGTTTCCTCTGTTCCATCAACTTTGATTAAGTCTGAGAGACAAGAACTTTCCAGCTAGTTTGACTGGACTAGAACTACCAGACCAGGCATGACTGGAGATGCCATCTGGTGTCATAAAGCCCCTTTATAGAAAGATGAGAAAACGGTCTCCAAGAGGGGAAATGACTTGCACAATGCAAATGAGAAGGTGAATGAAGACTAGAGCCCAAATCTTCTGGCTATCAGTTCAAGGCTGCTGGGTTTCTCTCCCAACCCCAAAATAATTGAGAGGGCATGGAAGGGAAGACAAGAAGAAGATAGgcaattctgtttttgttttttttttttgcaggaggATGCTGTTACTTCTAAGAGAAAACCCAGAGTGACCCCAGGCTTACCAGGACTGTGctcggggagggggtgggggcattACCTTTCAACACCAGAGGTTCTTTGCCTTCTCTCTTCAGGGACTCGAGAACTACGTGCAGTGGCTGGGAGGGCATCACTCGGCTCGGCTCATTGGTATTCTCATCATAAACTATAATTTCTTTGGAAAAGATCCTCTTGAAAGAGTCTTTGCCTTCCCTACAGGAAATCAAGTCTAAGACAGTGATCTTGCCCTGCTGTAGTCTCCGCCGGCTGATCTTATCGGCACAGTTAATGTGGACAGCTCCTTGGATGTGACTCTTGTTGTACTCCATGAAGGGCCGGCAGTCAATGATGACGGGGCCCTGGCTCGGCAGGTGACTCTTGCTGCATTTGGTCATCTTCTTTGCCAAGTCATTGGGGTAGATTATTTTGATGCTGGCTAGCTGCTTGGGGGTCCCTGACACAGGGCTGCCCACCCCACCTGATGGACTTAGAGAGCCTGCGTTCTCACTGTTGTTGACCATCTGGTTGGCCGGGCAGGTGGTAGAGCTTccaatggtggtggtggtggtgccgGCGGCAACGGCTTGGGTTGGGGCCTGATTGTCCTTGTCGTAGGTTGCCACAGTGCAGCAGCTGGCACTGCTGCATCCACAATTCAGGGAGCGGGCAGAGCCGCTGGATGAGGGCATATACGTCAGATTCGCAGCCTTTAGGGACACAACGGTGGTGGCGATGACAGGAGGGTGGCTGGTACTGCCAGGGGTGGC
The sequence above is drawn from the Tursiops truncatus isolate mTurTru1 chromosome 1, mTurTru1.mat.Y, whole genome shotgun sequence genome and encodes:
- the DUSP10 gene encoding dual specificity protein phosphatase 10 isoform X2 — encoded protein: MPPSPLDDRVVVALSRPVRPQDLNLCLDSSYLGSATPGSTSHPPVIATTVVSLKAANLTYMPSSSGSARSLNCGCSSASCCTVATYDKDNQAPTQAVAAGTTTTTIGSSTTCPANQMVNNSENAGSLSPSGGVGSPVSGTPKQLASIKIIYPNDLAKKMTKCSKSHLPSQGPVIIDCRPFMEYNKSHIQGAVHINCADKISRRRLQQGKITVLDLISCREGKDSFKRIFSKEIIVYDENTNEPSRVMPSQPLHVVLESLKREGKEPLVLKGGLSSFKQNHENLCDNSLQLQECREVGSGASAASSMLPQSIPSTPDIENAELTPILPFLFLGNEQDAQDLDVMQRLNIGYVINVTTHLPLYHYEKGLFNYKRLPATDSNKQNLRQYFEEAFEFIDFHL